The genomic region ATATGCCGATACCTTGGATGTGCCCGACAGCTTGCGGATCGATACCATCATTCACAGGGAATACTACGGCTATCCCTCACAGGATATTCCCCTTCGTTTGTTTAATGAGGAGGCAAAAGATCAGTATCTTAGAACTTCTCAGCGGGAAAGCCCCGGCAAGGTGGATTTTATTTTTAATAAACCCGTGGAAGATAGTATAGACGTTAAACTGTTAGACAGTATTGACCATGCCGATTGGTATTTACGGGAGACCTCCCTGCAACGGGATACGATAACCTACTGGCTAAAGGATTCTTCAATCTATAACAAAAGATACCTGGGATTTGAAGTAGGTTATCAGGGCACAGATTCCTTAAACAATGAAGTATGGATTACCGATACAATTGAAGCAGGTTATTTTTTTGAAGAAGGTGAACGGGAAGCTGTGGATACTGTAGAATTGTCATCCAATGTGGGCAATAGCTTTGATTTAAACCGGGATGTAAGGCTCCGTTTCCCTTACCCCATTCAGTCGGTGGATACAGGAAAAATAACGCTGCAACAAGAAGTTGATACGCTTTTCCAGGAAAAACAATTCAATTTTCGAAGAGATACTCAGAATTTGAATACAGCATGGCTTAGTGTCGATTGGGATGGAGAAACAAATTATAGACTTCAGGTATTGCCTCAGGCCATACAAAGCATTTACAATGCATATCACGACACGCTGGAAGTGAGTTTCAACACACAGACCGAAGATCACTATGGATCATTGATATTTGGAATTGAAGAGGCTGAATCGGATATCATACTGCAACTGCTTACCGCTTCCGGTGATTCTGAAAATGTGGTCAGAGAAAAATATGGACGGAAAGGGGAAAAAAGTACCATTCGTTTTGATTATCTGGATCCCGGCGATTATCGCCTTAGATTGATATACGATCGCAATGGTAACCAGGAATGGGATACCGGGAATTATTTGAAAAACATCCAGCCTGAAAAGGTGATCTATCATCCTGAAACATTCAATGTTCGTTCCAACTGGGAATATGAGCAGGATTGGGATGTGAATGAAACAGGAATCTTCATACGGGATATTAAGGAAGAGTAAGCCATATCCAAACAGAATCTGTTCTTCCATAAATATTGATGTGATGAAGTGTAAAAAAGGAAAACCTGCCGGAAAAATTGAATCCATCGGGAAAAAGTTTGGTAATGAACAACAAAAATTTTTCATTAAGTAAACAATGAAATCAAAGAACCCAATCCAAAAACTTGATTTCTCAATGGCATATGATGATTAATAAATCTATGTGAAATCCTATC from Bacteroidales bacterium harbors:
- a CDS encoding Ig-like domain-containing protein — protein: MRRRIGDILVIAIVTGIAIITFSRCAKQVTPQGGPRDTIPPEVVKSEPPNYSVNFESEEVEIEFNEFIQFNELQQQFLSSPPFEEDPEIQLKGKGFQIEFIEPLRDSTTYTLNFGNAIQDFREGNPLRNFKYVFSTGPELDSMEVQGHVIGALDLKPRENILVMLYEDLKDSVPYNQIPDYVSRTNEDGSFNISNIRNDTFKIFALGDENSNYLYDNIQEAIAFRDSFVTFSEEKIEQHDTIYHEEYADTLEEYADTLDVPDSLRIDTIIHREYYGYPSQDIPLRLFNEEAKDQYLRTSQRESPGKVDFIFNKPVEDSIDVKLLDSIDHADWYLRETSLQRDTITYWLKDSSIYNKRYLGFEVGYQGTDSLNNEVWITDTIEAGYFFEEGEREAVDTVELSSNVGNSFDLNRDVRLRFPYPIQSVDTGKITLQQEVDTLFQEKQFNFRRDTQNLNTAWLSVDWDGETNYRLQVLPQAIQSIYNAYHDTLEVSFNTQTEDHYGSLIFGIEEAESDIILQLLTASGDSENVVREKYGRKGEKSTIRFDYLDPGDYRLRLIYDRNGNQEWDTGNYLKNIQPEKVIYHPETFNVRSNWEYEQDWDVNETGIFIRDIKEE